CTCACCTTCGCACGCGGCGCGGCGTTGCCCGATCCGAAGATGCTGTTCAATGCCAGCCTCGACGGTAATGTCCGCCGTGCCATCGACATTCCCGAGGGTGCGAAGCTGAACGAGACGGCTTTCAAGACCTTGATCCGCGCCGCTGTCGCCGTGAACAAGCAAGCGTTGGCCGAGCGGGCCGCTAAAAAGAAGAAGCGGTAGCGAGTGCCTCTCATGTTCCTCTCCCCCGCTA
This DNA window, taken from Reyranella humidisoli, encodes the following:
- a CDS encoding DUF1801 domain-containing protein; this translates as MAKSAASANIDARIKELGDWRGETLARVRKLIHEADPAIVEEWKWRGVPVWEHDGIVCTGESYKQVVKLTFARGAALPDPKMLFNASLDGNVRRAIDIPEGAKLNETAFKTLIRAAVAVNKQALAERAAKKKKR